In Ornithodoros turicata isolate Travis unplaced genomic scaffold, ASM3712646v1 Chromosome13, whole genome shotgun sequence, the following proteins share a genomic window:
- the LOC135372060 gene encoding zinc finger protein 239-like: protein MRDTKGQESDTIPTGLGNKCIVCQETCEDWTRLKKHMVTHNPSPPDASYFEKSRQPNGTICCTLCGRRVGCMSALRKHYRIHATERPFRCPKCRKPYKDSYTFVDHYSRMHGKHQKQVCKTCHDSFSSKYSLRAHMFIHSKNSGERCEVCFRWFRPKKLRRHYYVHTGEKLFECDICGAVLASSYNLDRHIRTVHLGVNRWCCNVCDKGFRDSNDLVAHVRRHTGEPTDVCCVCSRPFYRASAYVDHVQRVHVRERHLSRVVSGRDTGGLRLHKMRRTDKGSLSCEVRGRKFRRRYDARRHMRVHTDERPFKCVQCGVPHKWKRSLVRHFKLKHVNAV, encoded by the exons ATGAGGGATACGAAAGGACAAGAAAGCGACACCATACCTACTGGACTTGGCAACAAATGCATCGTGTGCCAGGAGACGTGTGAAGACTGGACAAGGCTAAAGAAACATATGGTGACTCATAATCCG AGCCCTCCAGATGCCAGCTACTTCGAAAAGAGCCGTCAGCCAAATGGAACCATATGTTGCACACTTTGTGGTCGACGAGTAGGATGCATGTCCGCCTTACGCAAGCACTACCGTATACATGCCACCGAGCGACCGTTTCGATGTCCAAAATGTCGGAAACCCTACAAAGACTCGTATACCTTCGTGGACCACTACAGCAGAATGCACGGCAAGCATCAGAAGCAAGTCTGCAAGACGTGCCATGACAGCTTCAGTTCCAAGTATTCGTTAAGAGCCCATATGTTTATACACTCTAAGAATTCGGGGGAACGTTGTGAAGTGTGCTTCAGGTGGTTTCGTCCCAAAAAACTACGACGCCATTACTATGTCCACACCGGGGAGAAGCTATTCGAATGCGACATCTGCGGAGCCGTCCTGGCGAGTAGCTACAACTTGGACAGACACATTAGAACGGTGCATTTAGGAGTAAACAGATGGTGCTGCAATGTGTGCGATAAAGGGTTCCGCGACAGCAACGATCTTGTCGCGCACGTTCGGCGTCACACGGGAGAGCCGACGGATGTGTGCTGCGTATGTTCCAGGCCCTTCTACCGCGCAAGTGCGTACGTAGACCACGTACAGCGTGTTCACGTTCGCGAGAGACACTTGAGTCGCGTGGTTTCCGGGAGAGACACCGGGGGTTTGAGACTCCACAAGATGAGACGCACGGACAAGGGATCGTTGTCGTGTGAAGTGCGCGGCAGAAAATTTCGTCGCAGGTATGATGCTCGGAGACACATGAGGGTGCATACCGACGAGAGGCCGTTTaaatgtgttcagtgcggagtTCCTCACAAGTGGAAGAGAAGCCTCGTTCGTCACTTTAAATTAAAGCATGTAAACGCtgtttga
- the LOC135372141 gene encoding uncharacterized protein LOC135372141 produces the protein MNRQDYINEGLRQLSCTSFYENLDADPTERTVASITKELKALKSKKEIDATLYEYLLPRNSTPGRFYMLPKIHKEGNPGRPIVSCNATATEKISSFVDHVLKDIPPQLPSYIKDTNHFLQILNQCQPPTSSFLVTLDVSSLYTNISHEDGIIAVETAFSRYAGHSPIDPLTLSKLVNLILKNNNFEFDSQHYLQISGTAMGTKMAPTYANIFMGTLEEKFLEGRERKQALYKRYLDDIFMIWPHSERDLIEFINDLNQFHPTIKFTHTYSTATVNFLDVQVNRWHNFRYMRDTPSWLPESGLS, from the coding sequence ATGAATAGGCAAGATTATATTAACGAGGGTCTGCGACAATTGAGTTGCACTTCATTTTATGAAAATCTGGACGCCGACCCCACGGAGCGAACTGTTGCGAGCATCACGAAAGAACTAAAAGCCCTAAAAAGTAAGAAAGAGATCGACGCGACGCTCTACGAATACCTTCTTCCCCGAAATTCCACACCGGGCAGGTTCTACATGCTGCCAAAGATTCATAAAGAAGGAAACCCTGGCAGGCCAATTGTGTCTTGCAATGCTACAGCCACAGAAAAGATATCCAGCTTTGTAGATCACGTCCTCAAAGACATACCCCCACAACTACCGTCCTACATCAAGGACactaaccatttccttcaaataCTAAATCAGTGCCAGCCCCCCACATCAAGTTTCCTAGTTACATTAGATGTCTCGTCTCTCTACACTAATATTTCCCACGAAGACGGCATTATTGCAGTTGAGACAGCTTTTTCTAGATACGCCGGACACAGTCCTATCGACCCACTTACCCTGTCCAAGCTAGTAAACCTAATCCTTAAAaacaataacttcgaatttgacagTCAGCACTACCTCCAAATCAGcggcacggctatgggcactaaaatggcgcctacttatgcaaatatattcatgggaACTCTGGAAGAAAAATTTCTGGAAGGACGTGAGCGAAAGCAGGCACTTTACAAACGCTACCTGGATGatatatttatgatctggccacattcagAAAGGGACCTCATagaattcataaatgatctcaaCCAATTTCATCCCACTATTAAGTTCACCCACACGTATTCAACTGCaactgttaacttcctagatgttCAG